The Clostridium sporogenes region TTTATTTTTACTTCCTTTTCTATTTGATTTTTTATTTCTAAAAGTTTTCCCAAATTATTTTCATCAGGAATAACTCCACCATAGCAAGTAAGATTAGTACCTACACCTACAAATTCAAGGTTTGGAAGTTTTATTATTTCTTTTACTGTAGGTAATACGGCCTTTGGAAGAATCCCCTCTCTTAAATCTCCTAAATCTATCATGAGAATTATTTTATGAATTTTATTAACTTTCCTGGCTTCCTTTGACAATTCTTTTATAATTTCTAGTTCTGAATTTAAACTTATATCTGCATATTCTATTACCTTTGAAACTTCGCTTTTCATAGGTATCCTTAAAAGAAGCTTTTCACAATTTAAATCTTGTATTTTTATAAGATTTTTTATTCTAGCATCTGCTATAGTTTTAATTCCTTCTTTTATTATGGTTTCTACTACAGCTTTTTCTGCACAAAAGGATTTTGTTACTATGGCTGGTTCTATACCTTCGGCATTACATAAATAGATAAGCTCCTTGATATTATGATCTATTTTTTTTAAATTTATATTTAAACATGGATAACTTTTATTCAAAAGCCCACCCCCCAATTTATTTTAATAAATTTACTATATTATACTATATAATTCATATGTTTTAAAATAATCATTAATTAAATTAAATTTTATGAAAAATATTATATGAAAATTCAATTATGCTTTTCGTATAGTTATTTTATCCTAAGGGAATAACTATTTTATGTATATTATTTCTCATAAAGGGGTGAGATGTTTATGAAAAGTAACGATTTAAATGCACTTCAAGATAAAATTGATTCTATTAAAACTTTAGTTGGGGAAAAAAATAATTTAATAATAAAAGATTTTATAGTATGTAAAAAATCCAATATTGAAGCTGCATTATTATATATAAATGGATTAGCTAATAGTGAAACTATAGATAGAGATATTCTTAAGCCTTTAATGTTTTATATAAAGGAAGATTTAAGTTCTACAAATAATTTAGATGAAATTCTTTGTAAAAAATATATATCTCTTAGCAACACCTCTTTAGAACAAGATATTAATCAGGCTGTTTTTCACTTAAAAAGAGGTAAATCTGTGCTGATTCTTGAGAATGGTACAAAATTTATAATTCTAGATACAGCTGGTGGAGAATATAGAGATATTTCAGATCCTATAAACGAAACTTCTATAAGAGCTTCTAGAGAAGGCTTTGTAGAAAAATTAGAAACTAATATAAGCATATTAAGAAGGAGAATAAAGGATAATAATTTAGTACAAGAAAATTTAGTAATTGGAAGAAGAAGTCAAACAGATGTAGTATTAATGTATATTGATAATATAGCTGATAAAAACATAGTTAAAGATATAAAATCGCGATTATCCTTAATAGATGTAGATGTATTCGTAGGTACTGGTATGTTAGAACAGTTTATAGAATATAGCCCCTACAGTATATTCCCCCAGGCTTTTTTTACAGAAAGACCAGATGTAGTAGAAGCAAATTTATTTGAAGGTAAAATTGCTATTATTGCTGAAGGGACTCCCTTTGTAATGACAGCACCAGCAGTATTTTTTGAGTTTTTCCAGGCAATTGAGGATTATACTCAAAGAACTATTATATCTTCTTTTACGAGATTATTAAGATATTTTGCAGTTTTTATAGTTACAACACTACCTGCTATTTACATAACTCTAATAAAATTTAATTCAGAATTAATTCCCTTTAAATTTGTAGGAGCTCTTATTGAATCTAGAAAAGGAATAGCACTAACACCCTTTATGTCTATATTATCTATGAATATAATAATAGACTTCTTAAGAGAGGGTGGCTTAAGACTACCCTTTAAGATAGCTCAGACTCTAAGTGTAGTGGGTGGTATTATAATAGGTGATGCAGCCATAAAGGCAAAAATAGTTAGTTCTACCACTCTACTTGTAGTAGGTATTTCCACAGTGGCTACATTTTTGATACCTAACTATGAAATGGCTATCTCTATAAGATTAATAAGTTATCCTATGTTATTTTTAGGTAATTTCTTAGGTATGTTTGGTATAACAATAGGATGGTTTTTTTTAATAGCACATTTATGTACTTTAGAAAGCTATGGAGTACCTTACTTTAAAATATATAAAAGTGATTTGAAAGATATCTTTGTAAGAAGTCCCATCTATAAAATGAATAAAAGGCCAGAAATTATTCCTAATTCAAATCCAACTAGACAAAGTAATTTTAGAGACTTGTTTAGGAGGAAAGATAATGGCGAATAATGAAGAAAATTTTTTAACTGAAAGTCAGCTAACTATTATACTTATAGGATGTATGGTTGGTATTGGAATATTGAGCTTACCAAGCTCTGCAATAAAAATAGCAAAACAAGATGGCTGGATTTCTGTACTATTAGGATCAATTTATCCCTTATATATTGCCTTTATAGCCATATATATCAGAAAAAATCACCCTAAAGAAGATATTTTAGATTTGAGTAAAAAAATCTATGGTAATATACTTGGAAATATATTAAATTTAATATTTTTATCCTTCTTCTTTATAATATCTACAGATCTAGCTGCAGAAATAAACAATATATTAAAAATTTATATGATTCACTCCTTAAGTTTTTGGAATCTATCAAGTTTACTATTTTTGTTTGTAGCTTATGCTGCTTATGGTGGAACAAAAGTAATAGGAAAAATAAATGAAATACTATTTTATGGTACCTTTGTAGTTTTTTTAATACCTTTATTTTCTTTAAAAAATATAAATATAACAAACTTACAACCAGTACTGGGATCAGGAATAGGAAATATTGTAAAAGGTATTAAAGGAACCTTTATTTCCTATGCAGGTTTTGAAATATTATTTATATTCTATCCTTTTATAAATGAAAATGTAAAAATAAGAAAGCCAGCTTTTAAAAGTATAATATTTACCACCATATTATATACTCTATATGTTGTGCTTACATTATTATATCTTGGAATTAATGCCTCTCAAAAATTTTTATGGCCTGTAATTACTATAACTACAAGTATAATAATACCTATAATAAATTCCTTTAAATATATTTTTTTATCTTTATGGACTATGACTATGTTTAAATGTATTTCTATATATTATTTTACCTTTACCTATGGATTAAATAAAATATTTAAGAAGATTAGTAGAGAAAATTGGATAATAATTTCCTATCCTATAATGATTATAGGATCCAATTTATATGGTAGTCCTATACTTAGGCGAAGTTTAATAGAAAAAATATTTAACTATTATATACCTTACAATATGGTGTTTTTTTCTACAACCGCCCTATTAATAGCATTAAAGAAAAGTAATAAAAATTGAATTATATTTTTTGTATAGTTATTCTATGCTGAGGGAATAATTATTTTATGTATCATATTTCCTATAAAGGGGTAAGGTGTTTATGGAAAATAAAGATTTAAATGCACTTCAAGATAAAATTAATTCTATTAAAACTTTAGTTGGAGAAAAAAATAATTTAATAATAAAAGATTTTATAGTATGTAAAAAATCCAATATAGAAGCTGCATTATTATATATAAATGGATTAGCTAATAGTGAAACTATAGATAGAGATATTCTTAAGCCTTTAATGTTTTATATAGAGGAAGATTTAAGTTCTACAAATAATTTAGATGAAATTCTTTGTAAAAAATATATATCCCTTAGCAACACCTCTTTAGAACAAGATATTAATAAGGCTGTTTTTCATTTGAAAAGAGGTAAATCTGTACTAATTGTTAAGGGTGGTACAAAATTTATAATTCTAGATACAGCTGGTGGAGAATATAGAGATATTTCAGATCCTATAAACGAAACTTCTATAAGAGCTTCTAGAGAAGGCTTCGTAGAAAAATTAGAAACTAATGTAAGCATATTAAGAAGGAGAATAAAGGATAATAATTTAGTACAAGAAAATTTAGTAATTGGAAGAAGAAATCAAACAGATGTGGCCTTAATGTATATTGACAATATAGCTGATAAAAACATAGTTGAAGATATAAAATCAAGATTATCTTTAATAGATGTAGATGTATTTGTAGGTACTGGTATGTTAGAACAATTTATAGAATATAGCCCCTACAGTATATTCCCCCAGGCTTTTTTTACAGAAAGACCAGATGTAGTAGAAGCAAATTTATTTGAGGGCAAAATTGCTATCATTGCTGAAGGAGCTCCCTTTGTAATGACAGCACCAGCAGTATTTTTTGAGTTTTTCCAGGCAATTGAAGATTATACCCAAAGAACTATTATATCTTCCTTTATAAGATTATTAAGATATTTTGCGGTTTTTATAGTTACGACACTACCTGCTATTTACATAACTCTAATAAAGTTTAATCCAGAATTAATTCCCTTTAAGTTTATAGGAGCCATTATTGAATCAAGAAAAGGAATAGCATTAACTCCTTTTATGTCTATATTATCTATGAATATAATCATAGATTTTTTAAGAGAGGGTGGATTAAGACTACCCTTTAAGATAGCTCAGACTCTCAGTGTGGTGGGTGGTATTATAATAGGTGATGCAGCCATAAGGGCAAAAATAGTTAGTTATACCACTCTACTTGTAGTAGGTGTTTCTACAGTGGCTACATTTTTGATACCTAACTATGAGATGGCTATTTCTATAAGATTAATAAACTATCCCATGTTATTTTTAGGTAATTTTTTGGGTATGTTTGGTATTACAATAGGATGGTTTTTTTTAATAACCTATTTATGCACTTTAAAGAGCTATGGAGTACCTTATTTTAAAATATATAAAAGTGATTTAAAAGATATATTAGTTAGAATGCCTGTTTATAAAATGAAAAAACGCCCTGAGGTTATTCCCAATTCAAATCCAACTAGACAAAGTAATTTTAGAGACTTGTTTAGGAGAAAAAAGAATGATGAATAATAAAGAGGATGTTTTAACTGAAAGTCAGTTAATCCTTATGATTATGGGCGGTATAATTGGAGTAAGCGTCCTAAGCTTACCACTAGCTCCAATAGAAGTAGCTAAACAAGACGCTTGGATAGCTACCTTTTTAGGAATGATTTATCCAATATATGTTGTATTTATGACAATTTATATAAGAAAGAAACACCCT contains the following coding sequences:
- the orr gene encoding ornithine racemase Orr, yielding MNKSYPCLNINLKKIDHNIKELIYLCNAEGIEPAIVTKSFCAEKAVVETIIKEGIKTIADARIKNLIKIQDLNCEKLLLRIPMKSEVSKVIEYADISLNSELEIIKELSKEARKVNKIHKIILMIDLGDLREGILPKAVLPTVKEIIKLPNLEFVGVGTNLTCYGGVIPDENNLGKLLEIKNQIEKEVKIKVSIVSGGNSSSLHMVVKHSIPQGINQLRIGEAAILGRETAFGQKLDNFYEDCVTLVGEIVELKEKPSVPEGNIGLDAFGNKPSFIDKGIIKRAILALGQQDIKLDGLIPKDSEIEILGASSDHLLLNLTECKKQYKIGDTVEFNMNYGCLLTAMTSEYVTKYSK
- a CDS encoding spore germination protein; translated protein: MKSNDLNALQDKIDSIKTLVGEKNNLIIKDFIVCKKSNIEAALLYINGLANSETIDRDILKPLMFYIKEDLSSTNNLDEILCKKYISLSNTSLEQDINQAVFHLKRGKSVLILENGTKFIILDTAGGEYRDISDPINETSIRASREGFVEKLETNISILRRRIKDNNLVQENLVIGRRSQTDVVLMYIDNIADKNIVKDIKSRLSLIDVDVFVGTGMLEQFIEYSPYSIFPQAFFTERPDVVEANLFEGKIAIIAEGTPFVMTAPAVFFEFFQAIEDYTQRTIISSFTRLLRYFAVFIVTTLPAIYITLIKFNSELIPFKFVGALIESRKGIALTPFMSILSMNIIIDFLREGGLRLPFKIAQTLSVVGGIIIGDAAIKAKIVSSTTLLVVGISTVATFLIPNYEMAISIRLISYPMLFLGNFLGMFGITIGWFFLIAHLCTLESYGVPYFKIYKSDLKDIFVRSPIYKMNKRPEIIPNSNPTRQSNFRDLFRRKDNGE
- a CDS encoding GerAB/ArcD/ProY family transporter, which codes for MANNEENFLTESQLTIILIGCMVGIGILSLPSSAIKIAKQDGWISVLLGSIYPLYIAFIAIYIRKNHPKEDILDLSKKIYGNILGNILNLIFLSFFFIISTDLAAEINNILKIYMIHSLSFWNLSSLLFLFVAYAAYGGTKVIGKINEILFYGTFVVFLIPLFSLKNINITNLQPVLGSGIGNIVKGIKGTFISYAGFEILFIFYPFINENVKIRKPAFKSIIFTTILYTLYVVLTLLYLGINASQKFLWPVITITTSIIIPIINSFKYIFLSLWTMTMFKCISIYYFTFTYGLNKIFKKISRENWIIISYPIMIIGSNLYGSPILRRSLIEKIFNYYIPYNMVFFSTTALLIALKKSNKN
- a CDS encoding spore germination protein, encoding MENKDLNALQDKINSIKTLVGEKNNLIIKDFIVCKKSNIEAALLYINGLANSETIDRDILKPLMFYIEEDLSSTNNLDEILCKKYISLSNTSLEQDINKAVFHLKRGKSVLIVKGGTKFIILDTAGGEYRDISDPINETSIRASREGFVEKLETNVSILRRRIKDNNLVQENLVIGRRNQTDVALMYIDNIADKNIVEDIKSRLSLIDVDVFVGTGMLEQFIEYSPYSIFPQAFFTERPDVVEANLFEGKIAIIAEGAPFVMTAPAVFFEFFQAIEDYTQRTIISSFIRLLRYFAVFIVTTLPAIYITLIKFNPELIPFKFIGAIIESRKGIALTPFMSILSMNIIIDFLREGGLRLPFKIAQTLSVVGGIIIGDAAIRAKIVSYTTLLVVGVSTVATFLIPNYEMAISIRLINYPMLFLGNFLGMFGITIGWFFLITYLCTLKSYGVPYFKIYKSDLKDILVRMPVYKMKKRPEVIPNSNPTRQSNFRDLFRRKKNDE